The genomic stretch CACCGGGGCCACGCTGAACGCGTGTCAGGAGGTCGTGCTGGGCTCCGGTGTGCCCGAGGTCTATGCCGCCGTCGTCGCCCGCTGAGTTCCCCTGCGGGTCAGTTCACGCCCTGCTGGCGCAGCCACAGCATCAGCGCCTCGGCGCTGGCCGGGTTGGTCGCCAGGGGGATGTCGTGCACGTCGCACAGGCGCACCAGGGCGCTCACGTCCGGCTCGTGCGGCTGGGCCGTCAGCGGGTCGCGGAAGAAGAACACGGCCAGGACGCGCTCCTCGGCCAGCCTGGCGCCGATCTGCTGGTCGCCGCCCAGCGGGCCGGACAGCACCCGCTCGACCTCCAGCCCCGTCTGCTTGGCCAGGATGCCCCCCGTGGTGCCGGTGGCGACCAGATGGAACTGGCGCAGCACGTCCCGGTGGCCCAGGGCGAACATGGCGAGTTCCAGCTTCTTCTTGTCGTGCGCGATCAGCGCGACCTGCCGTTTGCTGTCAGCCCCGGACGTCATGCCGGCATTGTTTCATGAGTCCCGTGCTCAGCCCTCGACCCGAATGCGGCGGTAGACGGCCTGCACGACACACCACGCGCCGTAGCACAGCGTCCCCAGGGCCACGATCCCCAGCAGGACGTTCCCGGCGGGCTGGCCCCGCAGCCACGTCAGCGCCTCGGAGATCCCGACGGCGGTGCCCGCCGAGCCGCGCCACGCGGCCAGCAGCGCGAAGACCCCGATGATCGTCATCAGGACGGCGCGTGAGGCGATGCCGACCTGGCCCACGCGGGTCAGGGTCTGCCCGTAGCGTGCCCCGATATCGGTAAAGGCCATGCGCTTCATGAATTTCGCGCCGTAGGCGGTGTACAGCTGGCTGCCCGCCAGGCCCAGCAGCGCCACGCCCGCCAGCGCGAGCAGCACCTGACCGCCCGGCAGCGCCATGACCTGCCCGGCTGCCTGGGCCTCGCTGTTCTGGTCGCGGGCGGCCGTGCCGCTCGACGCGAGCTGGGCCGCGAAGACCGCCAGCGCGATGTTCGCCACGCCGCTCAGCAGGTAGCCGCTGCGCTTCAGGATGCCCTTGCCCCCGGTGCCCTGGTGTTCGGGATCGAGCGCGGCCCGCAGCAGCTGCCACACGGCGTAGCCGATCAGTCCGACCACCAGCAGCCACATCAGGGCGTGACCGGCGGGCAGGTCATCCAGGCGCAGGAGTGCGCCCTTGGTGTCGGTCGTCGCGCCCCCGCGTCCCAGCGCCACCCCGAGGGCCAGGATGCCCAGCATGCCGTAGACCACGCCCTTGCTGGCGTACCCGAAGCGGGCCAGCGCCTCCAGGCCCGGTGCCGCGTGCCGGGTGGCGGCCTGCACGTGTCCCTGGAGCTGCTGTCCGGCATGCTTGATGTCCGTCATTTCGTCCAGTGTGCGGTGGCCGGTGGTGGGCGCGGATCTGTACGCCTTTGTCCTCTCTTGTGACGGCCGCCACCGGCCGCCACCTGAAGGCAGCTCTCATGATGTTCAGGGTTGTGTCGGTTGAAAATGAGAGTCATGACCGGCCCTGCGCCAGCGCCACGCCGTCGCCGCACCTTCGGCGTCTACATCGGCCGCTTCGAGCCCCCCCACACCGCGCATCTGGAGGTCATGCTCGAAGCCCTGGGCAGCGTGCAGAAACTCATCGTCGTGATCGGCAGTGCCCGCGCCGCCCGCACCCCGAAAAACCCCTTCACCGCCGACGAACGTCAGGACATCATCGCCGCCATGCTGGCAGAGGCAGGCGTTCCCAAGCCCCGCGTGCTGTTCGTCCACGTCCGCGACTACTTCTACAACGAGACCCTGTGGCTCAGCGAGGTGCAGCGCGGCGTGCAGGCCCACACGCGCGGCAGCACCGACGTCGCATTGATCGGGCACATCAAGGACGAGAGCAGCTACTACCTGCGCTCGTTCCCGGCATGGGAGTTCATCCCCACCCATGTCGTCAGCGACCTGTCGGCCACCGATGTCCGTACCGCGTACTTCGAGGATCGCCTGGAGGCCGTCGGCGGTATGGTGCCCCCCGCCGTCCACACCTTCCTGACGGCCTTCCACGCCACCCCCGAGTACGCCGACCTGAGGGCCGAATACGACTACCTGCGCGAGTACCGCGTGTCGTGGAAGGACGCTCCCTTTCCCCCGGTCTTCCTCACGGCCGATGGGGTCGTCACGCGCAGCGGGCACGTGCTGCTCGTCCGGCGCGACGGGCTGCCGGGGCGGGGGCGGCTGGCCATGCCCGGCGGCTTCGTCGGCCAGACCGAGACGCTGCTCGACTGCGCCATGCGCAAGGTGCGCGGCGAGAGCGGCCTGAACCCCGCCATCGCGCTGGACACGCAGCTGCGCAGTCAGAAGGTCTTCGACTATCCGGGCCGCAGCCTGCGCGGGCGCACCGTCACGCACGCCTTCCACTTCGACCTGG from Deinococcus sp. AB2017081 encodes the following:
- a CDS encoding methylglyoxal synthase; the encoded protein is MTSGADSKRQVALIAHDKKKLELAMFALGHRDVLRQFHLVATGTTGGILAKQTGLEVERVLSGPLGGDQQIGARLAEERVLAVFFFRDPLTAQPHEPDVSALVRLCDVHDIPLATNPASAEALMLWLRQQGVN
- a CDS encoding DUF1206 domain-containing protein — protein: MTDIKHAGQQLQGHVQAATRHAAPGLEALARFGYASKGVVYGMLGILALGVALGRGGATTDTKGALLRLDDLPAGHALMWLLVVGLIGYAVWQLLRAALDPEHQGTGGKGILKRSGYLLSGVANIALAVFAAQLASSGTAARDQNSEAQAAGQVMALPGGQVLLALAGVALLGLAGSQLYTAYGAKFMKRMAFTDIGARYGQTLTRVGQVGIASRAVLMTIIGVFALLAAWRGSAGTAVGISEALTWLRGQPAGNVLLGIVALGTLCYGAWCVVQAVYRRIRVEG
- a CDS encoding bifunctional nicotinamide-nucleotide adenylyltransferase/Nudix hydroxylase, producing the protein MTGPAPAPRRRRTFGVYIGRFEPPHTAHLEVMLEALGSVQKLIVVIGSARAARTPKNPFTADERQDIIAAMLAEAGVPKPRVLFVHVRDYFYNETLWLSEVQRGVQAHTRGSTDVALIGHIKDESSYYLRSFPAWEFIPTHVVSDLSATDVRTAYFEDRLEAVGGMVPPAVHTFLTAFHATPEYADLRAEYDYLREYRVSWKDAPFPPVFLTADGVVTRSGHVLLVRRDGLPGRGRLAMPGGFVGQTETLLDCAMRKVRGESGLNPAIALDTQLRSQKVFDYPGRSLRGRTVTHAFHFDLGIGQLPVLGEKSALWMPLGDAMAHPELFFEDHHAIIEHFLMRG